The sequence TGAACTTTTGCAAAACCTCAAAACTCACAAAACTTTAATATTATATACACGTTATCAAATAATACTAACGTGTTGGATACAAATTACTAAGCTTTCTTCTTGACACGTTTCATTGCCTTTGCCTACCCTTACTGTTCATGCATTTGGTTCTCTTCAATACCCTCAAACATCACCAAACTAAACCTAGCTCTGACCTTGCAAAACCTCAAAGCTCATAAAACTTTAATATTATATACACgttatcaaataaagaaaaaagaagtaaatATGTCGAGGAAAATACATAAAGAGAGGTTGACGTAATCCAAGTTTTAATTAATGTacaaaatgaatgaaaatgactTTCTATTTATGGACTTGTTGATAGTTGTTTGTAAGATGCTTATAATTGCAATTGTTGATAGTTGTTTGTAAGTTGCTTATAATTGCAGAGCTGCTCGTAAGCTGTTTTTGGAGTactaaataaatattcaaaattaaatatatagcaATTCACCAATAGCTGGTATAACTTTAtgtatattattaataaattttagcttatactattttttattttatttttacttatcacaTTTTGATTTGAcacattcattaaaaaaataaaaaataattaataatatagttattttatcataatattctaTTAAATATTACTTACATTatgtcttgaaattaatttatagatacaataattaatgttaagaataatatgtcttgaaattaatttagagatataataattaatgttaagaataaagtaagtaaaaaaaattatattctctcaatatatcaacataaataataaataatagaaattcAGTTAGGAAATTAATAACAACAATCAGATCGCGGAAGGAACAAGTAatcaattagtattatttttatttataattacttTAAGTTTATTTTTGACGTCATTGGTTAAGTAGAACCTAACTCATGCCCGATGACCCCACTTCCCAAGTTCATTAGCTAGGTGCGCGCGTAAAGCATGCAGAGGAGCACAAAGCCACGGCATCCTTTCTTCTCTTTTGTAGCATTGCCACTTGTTCTCTCTATCTCTTTATATTTGCCATTCTTCTTTTCCTTGTTATTATTATCGGCGACGAAAATCAACAAAGATGGCGACCCAAGTTggaaaaaacttttcaaaatactTTGAGAATTGGATCAGTCAACTTGAAGAGTTGCTCAAGTTACTCCTCATAGTCCCGAGAGAAAGCTTATACGTCAAAGATCAGGAATCGTTGGTGAACAAAATGACAGCACATCACAAAGATTACTACACAGCCAAATGGGCGGCGGCTCATGAAGATGTATTAGCATTTTTCTCACCAATGTGGCTCAGCTCGTTGGAAAATGCTAACTTATGGGTCACGGGGTGGAAGCCGTCTATAGCCTTTCGGCTAGTCGGTGTGGCCCTTTCTCAACTGAGCGATGAGCAGTTGAAAAATGTTGATGCAATGAGGGTGAAGATTAAGGGAGAGGAAGACAAAGTGGAGAGGGAAATGGAGAGGAAACAAGTGGCACTAGGGGATAGAAAGATGGTGGAGTTGTCAAGGATGAGAAGGGTTGATGATAACAATGAGTTGGATAGGCTAGTTGAGTTGGCGTTGAAAGGGTTAATGATGAGTTTGGAGAGGGTTATGAAAATGGCTGATTGTGTTAGGCTTAAGACGTTGAAGGGTTTGTTGGAGATATTGAGTCCTATACAGTCTGTGGATTTGTTGGCTGCTATTGCTACGCTTCAAATTCAGATGAGGAAAAGGGGCAGAAAGAAAAAAGACTCGAATGTAGTCAATTAATTAATCAATCTCAAACAACCTCCCGCATGACTCTTGTGGTCTAGCCTAGCTTTACCGTACCAAGCTGCTTAGAATCTGGATGTTTTGTATCTTGTACAACTTGGGTTAGATTAGCTATAAGCTAGTTCGAGTAGAGGAACagttttcctttaattttttggaACGGCATTTTAGCTTTTTGTTGGGGTTGCATACGTACATTCCTAGCTTTGACTAGTCTTAATTTGGTGTACTTACTTTGTACTCTGTTCCATACGGGGTGTAAGGATTGATTTGAAGTAAAATTACCAAAGTAGCGTAATGACACTTTTGCATGTTTGTGTTACAGTCGAAAAATTGAGAGGAGAAATTATCAGACGCTTTTTAATATTTAAACTGGCGCAGGTAATTTGCAGTGCAGCAGAAAATGCTGGGCTCCAAATCATTTAGAAATTTCAAATGGGTTAAAATCGTTTACGAAATCAGACACTCTCCTCAATTTTAAACAATAATTACTCCctccttttttctatttaattttttaaaatattattttacccttatattttttctatttaattttttaaaatcttattttacccttatatttatatcaacatttgtatttctttttttaaattataaagatatttttttatttttaatctatttaacatattttctataaaaataaaaaattatttttaagataaaaaataaaagtgagaaatattaattgagtatattgtttaatgataaattataataaaatgaatgagcaaaatagtaaaatttaattttattaaaaatcataactctaatatatatttatacgtgaaaataatagataattataattttataaatacattttaatgttaatatataaattttcaaGCTCACCTTTTAATAGTATTAGTAAATTCTTTTAGGCCAAATCCATCAATAGGACCttaaatttgtcccaaaaatttaTTTAGATCCTTTAATTAAGGCATGTACCTATCAGACACTTCAAGTGCTAAAATTGATACCTATCAGACACAAAATACTGACCTTGAATGTGTGAAtcgaagaaaaaataatattttacattttttcaatttaaaaatttatatttaaattattttattaatataatttttaattataaaaatttctaattttaaaaaaaaaaaaaaaaaacttcaaccCTTCCCCCCAACATCATCATCTTCACCTCAGCCCACCCCCCACATTGCATCATCGTCTTTTACCCTACCCTGCATCATCGTCTTCAGCCTATTCCATCCTCACCTCATTTTCTTCTGATAATTAAAAAACTACCAACGGATTAAGAAATGTCAAAAACTTCAAAGGATCGAATCAAGCTCCTTAAATGGAATTCATTGATACTGATTTGTAATGAAATTTATTGATAGTATTCTCCATTTTTCATTACTGTCGAAGCTCACCGGAGCTTCGACGAGACGAAAACGATGCACCCAGCTTCATTTCGACGATCCATCAATTAAAATCAACCCCCTTTCACCGAAAAACACCAATTATCTCCACCCATCTCAAAATTCGACTAAGCCTTATCAAATGAAATAGAAGCaaagaattaaatttaaaaaaaaaaaaaaaaaaaaagaacaggaacaaattttaaaaaataaaaactgatcGACAGGTcgaaaaattcatcattttctttagcTGTTTTTGAATGCATTTTTCGGCTAGACTCGtcgaaaaatcaattcaaaatttcaaaattgttCGATTAGAATTAGGGTGAGTTTGGTTAAAATTGATACTCTTTTCTTAAATTAATGgggcatattttattttaaaaagttcatCTTCTCCGGAAGATGGAGAAGAGAATGGAAGGGGagggtggggtgggatggggggatcaggtagttttttaaaaaaaataaaaattataatatatttaaaattatttttagactCACTCAACATTTATCTatatttaattgaatttttaacataattttaaaaaaaaatcgttTGCCacatgtatttttcttattgaatAATTTTGCCACGTAAAGCGAGTGTGTTACACACACTCTATATCTTTTGCTGATTGTGCAAAAAAATGtccaattgaaataaaatttgaaagtttaggggtctaagtgaattttcaggACAAGTTTGAGGTCCTACCGATGGGTTTGACCattcttttataattaattacaaaatttaaaggtattttttatattcaaaatttttaaattatatgtatTAAGTATGTATGTGAgtatgtaattatgtatatagatgcatattttgattttctcttattttttaaagtCTATATAGATAAACGAGTTTTGgttgttaatatgaattattttttaaattataatttaaaattcatcaaCAACAATCATTTGATTTGTAACAAATATACATCTACAACAACATCATATCTAGTGAAATTTTTTAAGTGAGATCTGAGGAGGGTAGAGGTACACAAACCTAACCGCTACCTCAGAGAGATAGAAAGATTGTTTCTGAAAGACCCTCgactattaattattttgtatacctacattgaaatatatttataaaattataattatctattattttcacGTATAAATATACATTAGAGTTTTGATCTTCTGTTATTCTTTAATGTCTATATAGATCGATAAATGAGTTTTTattgttaatatgaattattttctaaattatagtttaaaattcATCAACAACGATAATTTGATTTGTAACAAATATACATCTACAATAAAATCATATGTAGTGAAATTTTTTAAGTAAGGTCTGAGTAGGGTAGGGGTACACAAACCTAACCGCTACCTCGGAGAGATAGAAAGATTGTTTCCGAAAGATCCtctattattaattattttgtatacctatattaaaatatatttataaaattataattacctattattttcacgtataaatatatattagatttttgatttttaataaaattaatttttacttttttgcttatttatttcattataatttgttattaaattatatactcaattaatatttctcatttttatttttttatgttaaaaataatttttaacttttatagaaaatatgttatatagattaaacaataaaaaatatttttataaaaaagtttttttttaaaaaaaaaagatacaaatattaatataaatataaaaataaaataaatatttaaaaaaataaataaataaaaggagagaaaataattattgttcaaaatTAAGGGGGTGTTCAGAAGTGTAAACGAttttaacccaatttcaaattgaTCAAAATGCCTTGAATACTCATGATGATGAGGTGTTCCTTAATTGCTCCGACATAAATGAAAGTGTGCTGGTCTATGACCTACTTGTTTttaattcgtttaaaaaagaatagttttttttgacaatatttaattttaatttttcacatgataattTTAGGCTACaaaattaaagggcattttgatacatttaacacaactttaatttaaggctacaagattaaaaaattttctttattttcttaaattttatgttaagtcaaagtagatcattctttttaaaatgaagaaagtaGTACTTTTTATCGGTACGAAATTGCTTATTATTTTAAAACGTAAGTACAAAATACAGCTACACCTCTCTCCTTTCCCATCATTCCCAGTGTTTCGTCTCTCACACATGCcactcattttcttcttcagGCGGCAATGATCTCAGAGAATGACACAACATATATAAAAACCTATTGAAATATACACCCTCCATTCTAAATTATTCATCCCAAATTAAGATTACaccttgattaagaaaaataattaataacatgactagtttattATAGTAttcctattaaataatgtttatattttaatttgaaaaaaaaaaattaatgtaaagggtaaacataaaaaaaaaaattatttcttcttaattaatgaaaaaaaaacaagtaaaataagaaatcaaattagaaaattttgaacGAGTAATTTAGGATGGAGGGAGTAACATATATCTATACTGCTAttaactaaaataacataatgccTGTAAAATCAGCTCTCTTTCACTATCGGTGTAAAAAGACCAAAACTTCCCGAAATATGTATTCCAGGGAAAATTGATAATCAGATAAGTGATAAATATTTGTGGTGGGCTCTTCCCCGGATACCGcgtatagcggtagctttagtgcactgggctgcccttttatataattgataaatatgtatatgaaagaCATGTTTTGCATTCATTCATTCGGTGTAAACACTGAGTTCTTGTGTATGCGAGACATATTTTGcatttattggtttgatataaATACTGAATGCGGTTAAACTTGTACGAACCCAATAGTTGAACAATGCAATAGCTTAAACAGAAAACGACAACATACACCAGATCATAATATTCCAATCAATCCCCGAATAAACGAAAGACATATAAGCAACACTGCAAATGAAAATAGAACACATATTGCTAGTTAAAATTAGAACAGTGTTGCTAGTTAAATCTCAGAAACATGCAGATTTTAAAAATCATGGCACGCAGCACTACTCTAAAATGCAGGCCTCACATTATCTATCAAAATAAAGCAAAAGCCAAAAACAGAAAATCATGCCCGTATAAAACAATCGTGTTGTACTAATACGCTAACAGAGACTCCAATCATGATCCAAGTAAACCAAATGGAAACCtggaaatcaagaaaaaaaatggaaagaaacCACAACTTCCAACCTATACTAAAGGATTGCCGAGAGGTAGGGACATTTGACTACATTGTAACACCAACTTTTTGATCACAAAAGGGCATGGATCATATACATATCCACACAAGGAAATTTAGAAAATGCAACTCATGGCAAAGAAGGCGCAGAGAAAATTATTAAAGAATGaactaatattatatatttagaaCAGAAAAATGGGTACAAAGGACTTGCAGTTGACAATAATGAGGTATATTTTAGGTTATATAAGCATAGCAAAGCAACGCTCAACTTACAAAAGTAGAAACACTAGTCAGGTTAATTAGGGTGCCTCGGAGGATAGAATCTCGAGTTCAGCCCACCAAAGAGGAGATAAACTTGGAACTGCAGCATCAGGGGATATATCGATCACTTCCCTTAGCTTTTTAATGACTTCTTTTATTGTTGGCCTCGTCCTTGGATCTTCTCGGAGACATTCTCTCATTACCTCACATATAACCATAAGCTCATTATTCTTGAAGGACTTCAAGTTTGGATCAACCATGCTGCTGAGATTCTGCCTATCATTAAGGCATTGCTCCGCCTAAACAAAGCAGAGAACATGGTTTCACTAGTCTATCAAGATAGAAGAAATTAAGGAGATCGTATAAAATAGAGTTAGATTGAGATTTACCCAGCTCAGAAGAGATTCTCGTTCCGAGTAAGGTGACTTTCCAGAAATTATTTCCAGCAACAAAATCCCAAAACTATATACATTCATTTCGGGATCAGCAAGTGGTGGCAGCTCGGAGTTTTCTAGATCAACACTGGCAGACCTTGACTTGACCATTATTTCTGACCAGAAAACAAGCTCGGTAATCTGTGAAAACGAAAGTATTCTTTTAATTCAAGACATTACACAAGATAAAAGGTATCTAAATTCAATGTGGTATACGAAGTGTCTTGGTGACATATGCAACCAATAGGGAAATTAGGGCATGTATTTGAAATGAAGCACACCTTAGCAGCATAATCGTCCGTAAAAAGGATGGAGTGTGAATTCACATCAGAATGCGGCAGCGGAGGATTCAAATTGTGCATGTACTCAAGACAATATGCTGTCCCCATTATAGCTCGCATCCTTACAGACCAATCAAGAGGTTCAACTCCTTTAGCTGAAACAATAAAATATGTAGATTGCATTAATCAAAACTAAACCACACTACCGCGCAAATGATTAGATTGAAACTTGAATTACTAACTAGTTTACCATGAAGATGCTCGAAAAGACTTCCATTTGTTGCATATTCAAAGACCATCATCCTTGTGAAAGGTTCATCTTCTTCACAGTATCCAATTAGATTAACAAAATTCTTGTGGTTTATCCTTGAGAGTGAATCGATCTACCCAGAAACACAATAAGTAAACATCTTATAAGTAAATGTAATTGAAAGAAAATGAAGCCACAACTAGGATTATACTAGATTATGAAGCAGCATTTTATTTGTGAAGGAGATGACAACTAACCTTCTTCCTGAAGGCCAATTCAGAACGCTTGGACCAATCTTTCAGAGAATTTATAGCAGTTGACACAACAGCAATCTCTACTCCACTGGATAAAGTTCCCTTATAGATGGTAAATGTATCTCGATTGCAAACAATGTTGCTAAAATCCTCACATGCAGTTTCAAGCTCAGGCCTGTTTAGTTTTGGGACCCCTATAATTGATTTCACACATAAGGCATGAGAAACAATAAATGAGTATTAAATTCAGGATTCACCATCTTATGGTTGTCATTGCAGTAAACATTAAGGTAGGGAAGTAAACTGAACAAAGTAAAATTGATGCAGAATGACCATTCATATTTTTTGAAGTAAAAGTGGAAGTTCTAACCTAGAATTGTTATCTCAAAAAGGGGGTATAAAATGTAACTCATTTGTAGAAAATCTTCTCTGTCAATCTTTCCAATAAAAGAAATTAGAGGTAATATTCTCCCAAGTCTCCCTTATTTTCATTGCAAATGATAGTGATAAAAGGATCAAGGAACATCATAGAATATAAAGGTACAGAAGAGACCTCCAATGCTAGAAGCAAGAGGAAGTTCAGGTGTTCTTTAGAAAACATTTAGAGCAACATAGAGGAGAGAAGTGAATAACATGGTTCGAAAGGAATAGAGCGCAGGAGTTTTGACTAAAATCCACATAATACGTGCTTTTAACATCATCTTGGAGTATTAGATAAACTACCaatcaaaagttaaaaaaaaaaaaaaagaactatcATAGGCGTCAAAGATTGGGATTATATCCACCAGAGAAAAATGAACCCAAAAATTGAACTAGAACATATGGATCTGGACAGGATACTAGCAGCGTCATCAGTTTTGacataaaattaaatcaaaagtaCCTGTAATAAATGCTTTCTGCAGCTGTCCACTCAATCCAGTTTTCCAAGGGCCTATTGTCCGCGCAGCTTTGCTCTTGAAGATAAATATCagaaacacaaaaataacaaccaGAAAAGCCCCAATGCCAATTCCTATATACTTCCATGTACTTCCAGACTTTCTACCAGGCGGGGTTTGACTAGCAGTTGGCTGTTTAACAGCCCCATTTGAGCGTCCCCCAGGATTTTGAGGCTGATGATGTTGAGGTGTGTCCCCTGATGGTATAATCACAGGAGGAGTAGGATTTCCTTCAGCATTTGGCACAGCAGGGAATGAACCACTACCTCTGCTGATTGGCACAGGATCAACATGTCCCAATGGTTGTCCTCCATTAGCAGGAGCAGCAGCAAGGTTACTGGATAGTTCAGCTAACTTACGGCGTTCAATTTTTACTTGGTTCTCTACAGCATGGATAATATGTGGCCTAGTTGAACCTgcaaaacaaaatagaataaaatacttTCTTGTGAACAATTCTTTGATGAAACTCCAATAAATGATTTAACGTGAAGTGTTTTCACTCACTTGGTACATTGTCAGAGCAGAAGTTTGCCTGAGCATCCAAAAAATGCGGGAACCTTTtaggaaacaaaaaaaattgattctgaACCATTAAACTTATTTAGAAAGCATAAGGTGAAAAAAACCTACTTAGTTACTTACGGTGTGAAGAAACGAAAATACCAATTTAGCATCTCTTTAATTGGTCTGACAAAGGAGGCTATGGTCTTAAATGCCCTCGAACTACCATGGCAGATGCTGCAAGAAAAGAAAACCAAATTTTCAGAGCGGAGAATGAAACTTGAGTATGTGATTGATAAGTAAAATATAAGCATATTGAGAGGTAGTCAGTACTCTGACATCAGCTATATGTTATAAAGCTAAAGCTGAAGTTACTTGTCCAAGATGAGTGTCTAGATCCAGAATTCAAACAGAGGTCAACAGGACGAACAGAATAATTCATGCTTACAATTGGCTGAAGCTTTCATGTTGCGCAAGTGGGATACAATAATATCCAAGTGTGCTTCTACTCATGGGCAAGAGTAACCACATCTTCCAGCAATTTTAGTTGTCAACATACAGAATAGTCGACAGAACAAACAAATACTATGCAATAGATCAGTCAGATTTCCCCATAAATAGATCTCGATGAACAAAATGATGTCGGgaaaacatgaatcacaacttttctttttttgagagAGTACATGAATCACAACTTTAGAAACACTAATCCCCTCTGAATATTGTAGGGGGCACTGGAGAAAGGGCCAGAGGAGGGAAGTGAAGAAACCGGCATCCAAGAAATGAGAGAAAGAATGCA comes from Capsicum annuum cultivar UCD-10X-F1 chromosome 2, UCD10Xv1.1, whole genome shotgun sequence and encodes:
- the LOC107858116 gene encoding protein DOG1-like 4, with amino-acid sequence MATQVGKNFSKYFENWISQLEELLKLLLIVPRESLYVKDQESLVNKMTAHHKDYYTAKWAAAHEDVLAFFSPMWLSSLENANLWVTGWKPSIAFRLVGVALSQLSDEQLKNVDAMRVKIKGEEDKVEREMERKQVALGDRKMVELSRMRRVDDNNELDRLVELALKGLMMSLERVMKMADCVRLKTLKGLLEILSPIQSVDLLAAIATLQIQMRKRGRKKKDSNVVN
- the LOC107859264 gene encoding protein MALE DISCOVERER 2 isoform X1, translated to MVLQAMGGRWNTYGIKLSYLALLIIVLDIRGCCALNSEGLALLRFRVKVVSDPYGILENWNSDHCDPCLWFGVQCMDGKVQILDLHGYSLKGTLAPELGNLTHLKSLVLSENRLFGAIPKEFGQLRMLEMLDMRDNHLSGRVPAVIGDLQSLRSLLICGNNFEGKIPLEIRKLHLLSELQFDDYLTSATAAGTGCINRKFGHCICHGSSRAFKTIASFVRPIKEMLNWYFRFFTPFPHFLDAQANFCSDNVPSSTRPHIIHAVENQVKIERRKLAELSSNLAAAPANGGQPLGHVDPVPISRGSGSFPAVPNAEGNPTPPVIIPSGDTPQHHQPQNPGGRSNGAVKQPTASQTPPGRKSGSTWKYIGIGIGAFLVVIFVFLIFIFKSKAARTIGPWKTGLSGQLQKAFITGVPKLNRPELETACEDFSNIVCNRDTFTIYKGTLSSGVEIAVVSTAINSLKDWSKRSELAFRKKIDSLSRINHKNFVNLIGYCEEDEPFTRMMVFEYATNGSLFEHLHAKGVEPLDWSVRMRAIMGTAYCLEYMHNLNPPLPHSDVNSHSILFTDDYAAKITELVFWSEIMVKSRSASVDLENSELPPLADPEMNVYSFGILLLEIISGKSPYSERESLLSWAEQCLNDRQNLSSMVDPNLKSFKNNELMVICEVMRECLREDPRTRPTIKEVIKKLREVIDISPDAAVPSLSPLWWAELEILSSEAP
- the LOC107859264 gene encoding protein MALE DISCOVERER 2 isoform X2, which gives rise to MVLQAMGGRWNTYGIKLSYLALLIIVLDIRGCCALNSEGLALLRFRVKVVSDPYGILENWNSDHCDPCLWFGVQCMDGKVQILDLHGYSLKGTLAPELGNLTHLKSLVLSENRLFGAIPKEFGQLRMLEMLDMRDNHLSGRVPAVIGDLQSLRSLLICGNNFEGKIPLEIRKLHLLSELQFDDYLTSATAAGTGCINRKFGHCICHGSSRAFKTIASFVRPIKEMLNWFPHFLDAQANFCSDNVPSSTRPHIIHAVENQVKIERRKLAELSSNLAAAPANGGQPLGHVDPVPISRGSGSFPAVPNAEGNPTPPVIIPSGDTPQHHQPQNPGGRSNGAVKQPTASQTPPGRKSGSTWKYIGIGIGAFLVVIFVFLIFIFKSKAARTIGPWKTGLSGQLQKAFITGVPKLNRPELETACEDFSNIVCNRDTFTIYKGTLSSGVEIAVVSTAINSLKDWSKRSELAFRKKIDSLSRINHKNFVNLIGYCEEDEPFTRMMVFEYATNGSLFEHLHAKGVEPLDWSVRMRAIMGTAYCLEYMHNLNPPLPHSDVNSHSILFTDDYAAKITELVFWSEIMVKSRSASVDLENSELPPLADPEMNVYSFGILLLEIISGKSPYSERESLLSWAEQCLNDRQNLSSMVDPNLKSFKNNELMVICEVMRECLREDPRTRPTIKEVIKKLREVIDISPDAAVPSLSPLWWAELEILSSEAP